One Micromonospora sp. WMMD812 genomic window carries:
- a CDS encoding thioredoxin domain-containing protein: MSSRKGQKGASKVVRQQIARERRRRRTLWVSVAAVVVLVIAGLIGWSVWSSQRSGDFTPPTGSVEGGTGVVAGSGPVTVDIYEDFLCPVCKQFEQASGATIDQLISEGKIRAVYHPVAYLNRFSTTEYSTRSSAAAGCAANAGKYKEYAKALFEQQPPEGSAGLTDDQLIDIGAGVGLDRDSFGSCVRDGSFKPWTEHVTEQASRNNITGTPTVVIDGEQLGDRSPEGIRAAVEAAGK; the protein is encoded by the coding sequence ATGAGTAGTCGTAAGGGGCAGAAGGGCGCCTCCAAGGTCGTCCGGCAGCAGATCGCCCGGGAACGGCGACGCCGGCGGACGCTGTGGGTGTCGGTCGCCGCGGTGGTCGTCCTGGTGATCGCCGGCCTGATCGGCTGGAGCGTCTGGTCGAGCCAGCGGTCGGGCGACTTCACACCCCCCACCGGGTCCGTCGAGGGCGGCACGGGGGTGGTGGCCGGCTCCGGGCCGGTGACCGTCGACATCTACGAGGACTTCCTCTGCCCGGTCTGCAAGCAGTTCGAGCAGGCCAGCGGCGCCACCATCGACCAGCTGATCAGCGAGGGGAAGATCCGGGCCGTCTACCACCCGGTGGCGTACCTCAACCGCTTCTCCACCACCGAGTACTCGACCCGCTCGTCCGCCGCCGCCGGCTGCGCCGCCAACGCGGGCAAGTACAAGGAGTACGCCAAGGCGCTCTTCGAGCAGCAGCCGCCGGAGGGCAGCGCCGGGCTCACCGACGACCAGCTGATCGACATCGGCGCCGGCGTCGGGCTCGACCGCGACTCCTTCGGCTCCTGCGTACGCGACGGCTCGTTCAAGCCGTGGACCGAGCACGTCACCGAGCAGGCGAGCAGGAACAACATCACCGGCACCCCGACGGTGGTCATCGACGGCGAGCAGCTCGGCGACCGCTCGCCGGAGGGG